TCTCTTACTGCTATTAGGCCGCTCATTAGGCTCTTTGGGCGCTCGTTATGGTAAAAAACGTGTAGCGGTAGCAACACGTAACTTGGAACTCGCCTTCCCAGACAAGCCAGCAGATGAAGTCTCAGCAATGGTCAGCGAGAACTTCAAGAACACTGGTATGGCACTCATCGAAACCGGAATTACTTGGTTCTGGCCAACGTGGCGTTTCAAGCGAATCCTAGTAGATAAAGATACCCAAGCACTGCGTACGCATAAAGCCAACGGTAAAGGTGTTTTGTTGTGCTGTGTGCATGCCTTAAACCTAGAGATCACTGCGCGAGCAATGGCTGTTCTCGGTATTTCTGGCTTAGGGGTTTATCGCCCACACAACAACCCTGCTTATGAATTCATTCAGTACCGCGGTCGTACCCAAAACGGCAACCGCCTAATTCACCGTAAAGATGTGAAGCGCATGATCCGAATCCTGCGTCAGGGTGAGATCCTTTTCTACCTACCGGATCATGATTACGGTCGTAACAAATCTGTGTTTGTGCCTTTCTTCGCGGTAGAAGATGCATGCACCACTACAGGCACCAGCATTCTTGCGTACACCAGCCGATGTGCACTTGTTCCGGGGTCTGGTTTTAGAAATGCCGACGGCAAGTATGAAATCATGGCCGATGAGTCAATCGAAGATAACTACCCGCAGAAAGATGAGAAAGCCGCCGCTGCCTATATGAACCGCTATCTTGAGAAGATTATCTTAAGAGCACCAGAACAGTGGATGTGGTTACACAAGCGCTTCAAAACAATGGAAGATCCAGAAGTGGAACGCGGCATTCGTTACAAATAGAGCGCCTATCTTTAGATAAGAAAATAGTTCGCTTCAATAGAAAAGTAAAAGGCCCGAAAGAGTTATCTCTCTCGGGCCTTTTTGATTTTTCGATTCTAAACTTAGAGCGCTAAACCGTAAGGTTCGACGCTTCAGGGATTAGATTCCGTATTGAGCGCGGTACGCCTTTACTGCGTCTAGATGTGCTGCATCTGTGCCTTTCTCTTCAAGGAAAGTCACAAGGTCAGTCAGGCTAACGATTGAGATAATTGCACAACCGAAGTCACGCTCTACTTCTTGAATAGCAGACAACTCGCCTTTGCCCTTCTCTTGGCGGTCAATCGCAACCAGAACACCCGCTAAATCAGCGCCGTTTGCTTGGATGATTTCCATCGACTCACGAATCGCAGTACCAGCAGTGATCACGTCATCAACTAACATGATGCGACCTTCAAGTTCGCTACCCACTAGGTTGCCACCTTCACCGTGGTTTTTCGCTTCTTTACGGTTGAAACAGTAAGGCGTGTCCACATCGTGGTGATCTGCCAGTGCAACCGCTGTCGTCGTTGCAATTGGGATACCCTTGTATGCAGGGCCAAATAACACATCAAACTCAATGCCAGAATCAGCCAATGCTGCTGCGTAGAAGCGACCTAAGCGTGCTAGGTCACGACCTGTATTAAACAATCCAGCATTGAAGAAGTAAGGGCTCTTACGGCCAGACTTTAAAGTAAACTCACCAAACTTAAGTACTTCTTTCTCTAGTGCAAATTCAATAAATTCACGTTGATATGCTTTCATGTTTTTCCTCTACGTTTATTCAATAAAACTTAATTAACTTAAACTCATCCCAGTATCTTCTAAGTAGTCGTGCTTTCCGCTAGGCAACAAGCTTGCGAACCCCGTGAGCTTACGAGTAGTAAGTGATTCGGGTGAGCAAGCGCAGTTAACAACGCGGAGGGCGCGAATACGACGAAGATAAAAAAATAGCCCCCAATGTGGGAGCTATCTAGAAACTAGTCGGCCAACGCAGCTTTCTGCGCTTCGACGATATCGGCAATGCCCTTATTCGCCAGGGCTAAAAGCTGCATCAGCTCTTCGTGGCTGAACGGTTCGCCTTCTGCGGTGCCTTGAATCTCAATCATCTTACCGTCTTCCGTCATTACAACGTTCATATCGGTATCTGCTGCTGAGTCTTCAACGTACTCAAGGTCACACAGTGCTTGTGCACCAACGATGCCCACTGAAACTGCCGCTACGTGGCCTTTCATTGGGTTCTTTTTCAGTTTACCGCTTGCTAGTAGGCTGTTGATAGCGTCAGCCATTGCTACGCTTGCTCCTGAGATAGAAGCAGTACGAGTACCGCCGTCTGCTTGGATAACATCACAATCGACAGTGATCATGATTTCACCCATTACTTTCAGGTCAACAACAGCGCGTAGGCTACGCGCGATCAGACGTTGGATTTCCATCGTACGACCGCCTTGCTTACCGCTCGCCGCTTCACGACGGTTACGAGTGTGCGTTGCACGTGGCAGCATGCCGTATTCAGCGGTTACCCAACCCTTACCTTGGCCTTTTAACCAACGCGGCACGTTTTCTTCTACCGTCGCATTACATAGAACTTTAGTGTTGCCGAACTCAACTAATACAGAACCTTCAGCATAAGCTGTGTAGTTACGAGTAATTTTAATTGGACGAATTTGATCTACAGCGCGGTCATTTGGACGCATTGGTATCTACCTTATTAACAGTCTGAAGTGATTTACTATCGAAAGAGTGCATCACCTAAGAAAGGGGTGAGACAGTTTTGATTGGGGCAAGATTATATAGCAGTTTATCATGCAAAGCTATCCATCATGAAAGGCGACAAGCTTCGGGAGCACACCATATCGTGATACTATGCGTGCGCGTTATTTTCAGAATGATAAAAGACAGGAAAATTCGATGATTTATAGTATGACCGCGTACGCACGCAAAGAAGTAAAAGGCGATTGGGGTACAGCAGTATGGGAAATCCGTAGTGTAAACCAGCGTTACCTAGAAACTTACTTCCGTATGCCTGAACAGTTCCGTGGTTTAGAACCAATCTTGCGTGAGCGTTTCCGTAAGCGTCTAGCTCGCGGCAAGGTTGAGTGTAACCTGCGCTTTGAAGCAAACCCTGCAGCAAAGGGCGAACTAAGCATTAACGAAGGTTTGGCTCAGCAAGTAATTAATGCTGCTAACCAAGTAATGACCATGACTGGCGAAGACAGCCGTTTGAACCCATTCCAAGTCATGAACTGGCCTGGCGTGATGGAAACGCCAGAGCAAGACATGGATGCCATCAACAAAGATCTACTTGAAGCATTCAACGATGCAATTGCTGAGTTCATTGATGCTCGTGCTCGTGAAGGTGAGAACATGAAGGCGCTAATCGTACAGCGCTTAGATGCGATCACTGAAGAAGTCGTGAAAGTTCGTGCACGCATGCCTGAAATCCTAGAGTGGCAACGTGAGCGTCTTCTTACCAAATTTGAAGATGCGAAAATTGAACTTGAAGGTTCTCGCGTTGAGCAAGAGCTTATCCTACTGGCTCAGAAGTCAGACGTAGCAGAAGAGCTAGACCGTCTAGACTCTCACGTGAAAGAAGCGAATGTAGTACTGAAAAAAGGTGGCGCTTGTGGCCGTAAGCTTGACTTCATGATGCAAGAGTTCAACCGTGAGTCAAACACGCTAGCGTCTAAATCTATCAGTACAGACATCACAGCATCGGGCGTAGAGCTTAAAGTTCTCATCGAACAGATGCGTGAGCAGATTCAGAATATTGAATAACAGTTTGCCAGTAACACGCTGTGAATAAGCTATTAGCTGAATCAGTGTTGATTAGATCAAGATAAGCTCCTAGTTTTAGGGGCTTTTTTTATGGATGCAATAATGCCAATCAGGTTGAGCAGGTTGTTACGCAGGAGATTTGTTTGGAGCAAGAGATAGATACAGCTATAGATAAAACAGAGAAGCGGATGTAACAAAGGATTTTAGAATATTTTGAGGGGGATATTACAGGTGGAACTAGAGGGGAAAGATTTAAGGGAGAAAGTGACGCAAGTTGCTAATGCAACCTGCGCCGACTTAAAATCTTATAGAGCTACAACGTTTGCAGCTTGAAGACCTTTTTGGCCTTGCTCTACTTCGAAAGACACTTGTTGGCCTTCTTTAAGAGTCTTGAAACCTTCAGATGCGATAGCACGGAAGTGAACGAATACGTCAGCGCCGCCGTTGTCTTGAGTTAGGAAACCGAAACCTTTCTCTTCGTTAAACCATTTTACTACGCCGTTTGTTTTGTTAGACATGATGTGTCCCTTATATAAAAATAAAAAATTAATCGCCAAAAGTGCGATGCGCTGAAAGCTTGAATTATTTAATGTATCTATGAAGCTAAGGGAAACACTGAGAATAACAATGAAGCAATACTAAGGGTTTTACTTTACAACTGGATGTTTCATTTAATAACCCTGAAAACAGAGCGACGCCATTCTTGGTGATCTTAGCCTGCTTGTAAAGCGTTATTTGGATAAATTGATGTTTTTTTGTTCAACCAACCCAATTAAAAACCCAACGATATCGCTGGGCTTCATTTATAAAACCTTAACCTTCAAAGTGTTACTCATCTGGCTGCTTGGTTCGAAGGTCTACATACGGCCAATAATGATGCCCAACACGAATCAAGAGTGTTGCAGCGGCTAAGATAAATGCCGCTAAAGATAACCAAACGATCAATACCGCATCGAGCTCTTTCATACCCAAAGTGATGTAACGAGCAATCGCCATCATCGCGATATAGATTGGGTATCGCACTGGGATCTTGCCGTTCATCACAAACTGTTGAACCATGGCCAACACTTCTAAATAGATGAACATCAATAGAATGTCGGTCAGTTGTACACGGCGTTCAGCGAAGACATGCATGAACTCTTCGACCATCGCAAACAAGGTCGCGAGCGTGATCGCCACCAGCAATACCGCTTCCATAATGTGGAACACTTTTAAAAACGGCTTACTAAAAGATTTGGGTAAATGAGAAGGCATAGTCACTCTTCAAAAAATAATTAATCCAGTCTCTACAATAGCATGCATCAATATAAGTCGCGTACTATCACTTTAGGATAACGCCACCAGTTACATGTCTAGAGACGGCAAATACAAAAATGGCCCTACATTCACTGCAGAGCCATCTACTGGTCTTTTACTTATCGCCTGTTACTTAACAAACGTTACTTACCGATCTGCCCTATAGCAGAATCAGGTAAGTTAAGAACACCACACACAGTCCGTAGATAAGCGGGTGTACTTCTTTGCGCTTACCTGCCACAACCATTGTGAATGCGTAGCTGATGAAACCCATCGCCATACCGTTCGCTGGAGAGAAGCTTAGCACTGTAAACATGATGGTGAAGAAGGCTGCAATGCGTGACTCTTTCTTTTCCCAGTTAATCTGACCAAGGCGACCTACCATGTAAATACCCACCACTACCATCGCCGGCGCAACCATGGCTGCCGAGAAGATAGAGAAGATTGGGTATAGGAACAGCGAGATTAAGAACAGACCAGCCACCATGACTGCCGCTAAGCCCGTTTTCGCACCTTGAGAAGACGCAATACCTGACTCAGAGAAAGCCGTAATCGATGTGGTACCAAGAATTGAGCCAATCACAGTACCGCCTGCATCAGCCACTAGAGCCGACTTCGCGTTTGGCACCTTACCGTCTTTATCAATGATTCCTGCATCGCGGCCAACACCAACGATCGTGCTCAAGCCATCGAAGAAATCGACAATCAGGAAGATAAGCACGATGAATAATAGGTCGAACATTTTCTCAGGTGTGAAAGCCGAGAAATCAAAGATAGCACCGAAGCTGCCTGCCATGCTTGGCGGCATAGCTACTAACTGTTCTGGGATTGGCGCGTTTGATGTACCCATAAATACGTCAGCAAGAATAGTTAATGCAATTGCCGACACAAATGAAATGAATGTAGCGAGCTTGATATCACGAACCATACAGCCTAGTGCGATGAAGATACTTACATAAGCGATGATCACTTTTGGATCTGAGATATCACCTAGACCAACCAACACGAATGGGTTAGAAACGATAATACCTGCATTCTTCAGACCTAAAAAAGCAATAAACAGTCCGAGCGATACGGTAATTGCCAGTTTCAAGTCTTCAGGGATCGACTCAATCATCGACTTACGAATATTGGTCAGCGAGAACGCAAGATAAAGTATGCCCGACAAGAAGATGCCGAATAGTGCTTCATTCCAAAGGACCGCGACTGAACCACTTAATAGCAAGCCTTTAAAGAAGCCGTTCATACTCATGCCCGGCGCAAGCATCACTGGATAGTTGCCCCAAATACCCATGATTAGGGTCGAAATAGCCGCAGCAAGTGCTGTTGCAGTAAACACGGCACCTTTATCCATGCCAGGAATACCACCCAAAATCGCTGGGTTGACCGCCAGAATATAACTCATCGCCAAGAAAGTAATGAAACCCGCGTACAGCTCAGTGCCAATCGTGGTTTTTCTTTCAGTGATTTTAAACAACGAATCAAGTGAGCCAGAAGAGTTCTGGGCTTTTAGGGTGGAATCGGTACTCACAACAAAACCTATGCAATAAATTAAGAATTTGGTGATTCAAATGCTGTGAGAATAGAGAAGTCTCTACACTAAAAACTGTAGTCACCAAGGTAGGCTCGGTAGTAGAAACATCTAGTCCATATCACTAGACATATACAGCATTTAATCGTTTGCGCGGATTGTAAGGATTGAGATTAAAACTTCAACAAATTTTGTCCAGATCACATAAAAAAGTACCGATGACCAGTCATTACATTTCTACAAAGATCCTCATGAAGATCATTCGCCAATAAATAACGATCAAGCCAGTTGTTCTCAATCATCTAAATATGCTACTCTTCGCCTCCATTTTTCTGACCTAATTTTCACCAGTTGCTTCTATTAGTTTTACTCGTTATCTCTTTATAGACGTAACCAACGGAACAACAATTAGAGTCAGTGCTATCTTTTATAGTGTAGGTCTATTGCCTTCACTCAATCCAACCAACAGTGGAAATATACAGATGGGCAAAGGTACTCTTTACATCGTATCTGCACCTAGTGGCGCAGGTAAGTCGAGCTTGATCTCAGCAATGCTAGAAACCAATCCAACCTACGCAATGAAGGTATCTGTTTCACACACCACTCGCGGTATGCGCCCTGGTGAAGAGAATGGTGTTCACTACCACTTTGTAGAAAAACATCACTTCGAAGATCTTATTGGTAAAGGTGAGTTCCTAGAGTACGCTGAAGTGTTCGGCAACTACTACGGCACTTCACGCGTTTGGATTGAAGAAAACCTAGACCGCGGTATCGATGTATTCCTAGATATCGACTGGCAAGGCGCTCGTCAGATCCGTGAACAAATGCCTCAAGCGAAGAGTGTATTCATTCTTCCACCATCAAATGGTGAGCTAGAGCGTCGTTTGAATGTTCGCGGTCAAGATAGCGACGAAGTTATTGCGAAACGCATGAGCGAAGCAAAATCAGAGATTTCTCACTATGCAGAATATGATTATGTGATCGTGAATGATGACTTTGATGCAGCCCTAATGGACTTCAGAGCTATCATTCGTGCGGAACGTTTAAAAGAAGATAAGCAAGCAGCGAAATACAGCGGCATGCTTACTGCTTTATTAGCGGAATAATCTAGATCCCCTAGATTTTCCATTGAGATAAGTATACGGTGATCTAGAAAGTCTCTAGTTAAACTTGTATACTTTCTCGTCATCAAAAATTTATTAGTTAATTACTATTTGGAGTCCTCATGGCACGCGTAACTGTTCAAGACGCTGTTGAAAAAGTTGGCAACCGTTTCGACCTAGTTCTTATTGCGGCTCGCCGCGCACGTCAAATGCAAACTGGCGGTAAAGATTCACTAGTGCCTGAAGAAAACGATAAACCAACGGTTATCGCTCTTCGCGAAATCGAAGAAGGTCTTATCACTAAAGACGTACTAGATGCTCGTGAGCGTCAAGAGCAACAAGAGCAAGAAGCGGCTGAACTTGCAGCAGTAAGCAGCATCGCTCACACTCGTTAAAAGCGTCATTCGAACTAATTAACCTTCCGGGCCTTTAATTTGTATCTATTCGATAGCCTCAAAGACGTTGCCCAAGAATACCTAACAGAGCCTCAAATTGAGGCTCTGCGTCAATCTTATGTGGTAGCGAGAAACGCCCATGAAGGGCAAACCCGTTCAACGGGTGAACCATACATAATCCACCCTGTTGCTGTTTCAAGAATCCTGGCAGAAATGCGTCTGGATATCGAAACCCTGCAAGCAGCCCTACTCCACGATGTAATTGAAGATACTGAAGTTACAAAAGAGGAGCTAGAAGCTCAATTTGGCAATACTGTTGCTGAACTGGTTGATGGTGTATCTAAGCTGGATAAGCTTAAATTTCGTGATCGCAAAGAAGCGCAAGCAGAGAACTTCCGCAAGATGGTTCTCGCCATGGTGCAAGACATCCGCGTTATCTTGATCAAATTAGCTGACCGTACTCACAACATGCGTACACTTGGGGCTCTTCGTCCTGATAAAAAGCGTCGTATTGCTCGTGAAACCCTCGAGATTTATTCTCCGCTAGCTCACCGTCTTGGTATTCATAACATCAAGACCGAACTAGAAGAGCTGGGATTTGAAGCCCTTTATCCTAACC
This region of Vibrio sp. BS-M-Sm-2 genomic DNA includes:
- the lpxL gene encoding LpxL/LpxP family Kdo(2)-lipid IV(A) lauroyl/palmitoleoyl acyltransferase, which codes for MTTKTSPTNSTAQHVITKPPFTLALLHPKYWGVWFGFGLLALIVNVLPYRLLLLLGRSLGSLGARYGKKRVAVATRNLELAFPDKPADEVSAMVSENFKNTGMALIETGITWFWPTWRFKRILVDKDTQALRTHKANGKGVLLCCVHALNLEITARAMAVLGISGLGVYRPHNNPAYEFIQYRGRTQNGNRLIHRKDVKRMIRILRQGEILFYLPDHDYGRNKSVFVPFFAVEDACTTTGTSILAYTSRCALVPGSGFRNADGKYEIMADESIEDNYPQKDEKAAAAYMNRYLEKIILRAPEQWMWLHKRFKTMEDPEVERGIRYK
- the gmk gene encoding guanylate kinase is translated as MGKGTLYIVSAPSGAGKSSLISAMLETNPTYAMKVSVSHTTRGMRPGEENGVHYHFVEKHHFEDLIGKGEFLEYAEVFGNYYGTSRVWIEENLDRGIDVFLDIDWQGARQIREQMPQAKSVFILPPSNGELERRLNVRGQDSDEVIAKRMSEAKSEISHYAEYDYVIVNDDFDAALMDFRAIIRAERLKEDKQAAKYSGMLTALLAE
- a CDS encoding phosphate-starvation-inducible protein PsiE, whose translation is MPSHLPKSFSKPFLKVFHIMEAVLLVAITLATLFAMVEEFMHVFAERRVQLTDILLMFIYLEVLAMVQQFVMNGKIPVRYPIYIAMMAIARYITLGMKELDAVLIVWLSLAAFILAAATLLIRVGHHYWPYVDLRTKQPDE
- the rph gene encoding ribonuclease PH encodes the protein MRPNDRAVDQIRPIKITRNYTAYAEGSVLVEFGNTKVLCNATVEENVPRWLKGQGKGWVTAEYGMLPRATHTRNRREAASGKQGGRTMEIQRLIARSLRAVVDLKVMGEIMITVDCDVIQADGGTRTASISGASVAMADAINSLLASGKLKKNPMKGHVAAVSVGIVGAQALCDLEYVEDSAADTDMNVVMTEDGKMIEIQGTAEGEPFSHEELMQLLALANKGIADIVEAQKAALAD
- the rpoZ gene encoding DNA-directed RNA polymerase subunit omega; translated protein: MARVTVQDAVEKVGNRFDLVLIAARRARQMQTGGKDSLVPEENDKPTVIALREIEEGLITKDVLDARERQEQQEQEAAELAAVSSIAHTR
- a CDS encoding cold-shock protein — encoded protein: MSNKTNGVVKWFNEEKGFGFLTQDNGGADVFVHFRAIASEGFKTLKEGQQVSFEVEQGQKGLQAANVVAL
- the pyrE gene encoding orotate phosphoribosyltransferase — its product is MKAYQREFIEFALEKEVLKFGEFTLKSGRKSPYFFNAGLFNTGRDLARLGRFYAAALADSGIEFDVLFGPAYKGIPIATTTAVALADHHDVDTPYCFNRKEAKNHGEGGNLVGSELEGRIMLVDDVITAGTAIRESMEIIQANGADLAGVLVAIDRQEKGKGELSAIQEVERDFGCAIISIVSLTDLVTFLEEKGTDAAHLDAVKAYRAQYGI
- a CDS encoding NCS2 family permease, translating into MSTDSTLKAQNSSGSLDSLFKITERKTTIGTELYAGFITFLAMSYILAVNPAILGGIPGMDKGAVFTATALAAAISTLIMGIWGNYPVMLAPGMSMNGFFKGLLLSGSVAVLWNEALFGIFLSGILYLAFSLTNIRKSMIESIPEDLKLAITVSLGLFIAFLGLKNAGIIVSNPFVLVGLGDISDPKVIIAYVSIFIALGCMVRDIKLATFISFVSAIALTILADVFMGTSNAPIPEQLVAMPPSMAGSFGAIFDFSAFTPEKMFDLLFIVLIFLIVDFFDGLSTIVGVGRDAGIIDKDGKVPNAKSALVADAGGTVIGSILGTTSITAFSESGIASSQGAKTGLAAVMVAGLFLISLFLYPIFSIFSAAMVAPAMVVVGIYMVGRLGQINWEKKESRIAAFFTIMFTVLSFSPANGMAMGFISYAFTMVVAGKRKEVHPLIYGLCVVFLTYLILL
- a CDS encoding YicC/YloC family endoribonuclease, with translation MIYSMTAYARKEVKGDWGTAVWEIRSVNQRYLETYFRMPEQFRGLEPILRERFRKRLARGKVECNLRFEANPAAKGELSINEGLAQQVINAANQVMTMTGEDSRLNPFQVMNWPGVMETPEQDMDAINKDLLEAFNDAIAEFIDARAREGENMKALIVQRLDAITEEVVKVRARMPEILEWQRERLLTKFEDAKIELEGSRVEQELILLAQKSDVAEELDRLDSHVKEANVVLKKGGACGRKLDFMMQEFNRESNTLASKSISTDITASGVELKVLIEQMREQIQNIE